A genome region from Candidatus Methylomirabilota bacterium includes the following:
- a CDS encoding cupin domain-containing protein: MADRIPLMEIGTLQSRLGDLKARKGAPPWSEAMVMTDDIQAFIICHAPGHPNDTHYHLHDEWWVVLQGEIDWHIEDAPETVHARAGDFVFGPKNRWHHVEPVGSESTIRVAINARGEFHRYDRPGCKPL, translated from the coding sequence ATGGCCGACCGCATCCCGCTCATGGAGATCGGCACGCTGCAGTCGCGCCTCGGCGACCTCAAGGCCAGGAAGGGCGCCCCGCCGTGGTCGGAAGCGATGGTGATGACCGACGACATCCAGGCCTTCATCATCTGCCACGCCCCCGGGCATCCGAACGACACGCACTACCACCTGCACGACGAGTGGTGGGTGGTGCTGCAGGGCGAGATCGACTGGCACATCGAGGACGCGCCCGAGACTGTCCACGCGCGAGCGGGCGACTTCGTCTTCGGCCCCAAGAACCGCTGGCACCACGTCGAGCCGGTGGGCAGCGAGTCCACCATCCGTGTCGCCATCAACGCGCGCGGCGAGTTCCACCGCTACGACCGCCCCGGCTGCAAACCCCTGTGA